In Gimesia panareensis, the genomic window CCGTGGGGAACTCTTCCCGGAAAACATCGCTTCTTCCGATTCCGGTTTCGTGAAAGATGGTGTCTTCACCGAAGAAGGGATTGCAGAGCTGCGTGACAAAATGCCTCACGCTGACGTCGATTCTTTCGCCGCTGATCCCAAAGTCGAAAAAATGCAGGACCTGTTCACCGTCGACATGCTGGTGAACTTCCTGGAAGCCCGCCTGAAATAATCAGGCAGGCATCTCTTAAGATACCTTCGACAGCAGCACAGCTCACCCCGGGTGGGCTGTGCCGCTTCGTCTGATCGATCGAACGCTTGGAGCACTTCCTGCTCCACAACCGGTTCGATCTGCTGTCAGCTTTAAGTCACCTGCAATAAGGTTCGCCGCAATGCGCTGGTTCTGGATTGATCGCTTCATTGAATTCGAAAGTGGCTCCTACGCTAAAAGCGTCAAAAATGTGACGCTGGCCGAAGAGCATCTGCACGATCATTTTCCCGGATTTCCGGTCATGCCCGGTTCGTTAATGATCGAAGGGATGGCTCAGACGGGGGGGATTCTACTGGGCGAGATCAACGATTTCGAACATATCGTGATTCTGGCCAAAGTACCGCAGATGACATTCCACAGCTGGGCCTGCCCCGGCGATCAACTCATCTATACCGCCAAAATCACCAATGCGGGTGATGAAGGGGGCGCTGTCGAAGTCACCGCCATG contains:
- a CDS encoding 3-hydroxyacyl-ACP dehydratase FabZ family protein, coding for MRWFWIDRFIEFESGSYAKSVKNVTLAEEHLHDHFPGFPVMPGSLMIEGMAQTGGILLGEINDFEHIVILAKVPQMTFHSWACPGDQLIYTAKITNAGDEGGAVEVTAMVGDRLVAEGSIIFVHLDQSDSEFGKIDQKNFVFSMNLLGILDVGQAGTGEHQG
- a CDS encoding acyl carrier protein encodes the protein MPTRDEIFDSVRETLVDALGLDDDEVVPEATLMGDLGAESIDFLDIAFRLEKAFDIKIPRGELFPENIASSDSGFVKDGVFTEEGIAELRDKMPHADVDSFAADPKVEKMQDLFTVDMLVNFLEARLK